From a region of the Pongo abelii isolate AG06213 chromosome 9, NHGRI_mPonAbe1-v2.0_pri, whole genome shotgun sequence genome:
- the SVIP gene encoding small VCP/p97-interacting protein, which produces MGLCFPCPGESAPPTPDLEEKRAKLAEAAERRQKEAASRGILDVQSVQEKRKKKEKIEKQIATSGPPPEGGLRWTVS; this is translated from the exons ATGGGGCTGTGTTTTCCTTGTCCCGGGGAGTCCGCGCCTCCCACGCCGGACCTG gaagagaaaagagcaaagcttgcagaggctgcagagagaagACAAAAAGAG GCTGCATCTCGGGGAATTTTAGATGTTCAATCTgtgcaagaaaagagaaagaaaaaggaaaaaatagaaaaacaaattgctACATCTGGGCCCCCACCAGAAGGTGGACTTAGG